From the Natrarchaeobaculum aegyptiacum genome, one window contains:
- a CDS encoding DUF4350 domain-containing protein: MTAHPDDGGDGDSAAASTDDEAGMDAGRSLEVDWTRLLTYGLAGAVLITLLVGATTSTVAFGLFNPAWDGATDLRGQLDSAPGAEPVVVRETGSYGDHSPTETTAFVVAPEEPYDRAAMDDVAAFVEAGGTLVVMDDGTAGNRLLEGVGADARFDGRVVRDEREYDQGPQMPVVTAVADDALVATVDEVTLNRGTAIETGDDEGSAEWNASGTDDEATVLLGTSEYASLSPTGSDREPASVAPPSGPYPVATVESVGDGRVVAVGDPSIAINVMVDRSDNEAFLHALAGDGTVLFDRSHGGDLPPLSSAALTIRESPSLQALVGFGAIFGVVAATSRRGRRVVTGVRSRCLTLVAILAATTASDTRPSSASAGDDRSRLSPAAQARYLRSNHPEWDEELIEGTIGKFNMERDEHIGRNDE, encoded by the coding sequence ATGACGGCTCACCCCGACGACGGCGGCGATGGCGACAGCGCAGCCGCGTCTACAGACGACGAAGCGGGGATGGACGCCGGCCGTTCGCTCGAGGTCGACTGGACTCGACTCCTGACCTACGGGCTTGCCGGGGCGGTACTGATCACGTTGCTCGTCGGTGCGACGACGTCGACGGTCGCGTTCGGGCTGTTCAACCCCGCGTGGGACGGTGCTACGGACCTTCGCGGCCAGCTCGATTCGGCCCCTGGGGCTGAACCAGTCGTCGTCCGCGAGACTGGCTCCTACGGGGACCATTCACCGACGGAGACGACGGCGTTCGTCGTCGCACCCGAGGAGCCGTACGATCGGGCCGCGATGGACGACGTCGCCGCGTTCGTCGAGGCCGGCGGAACGCTCGTCGTTATGGACGACGGAACCGCGGGGAACCGCCTGCTCGAGGGCGTCGGCGCGGACGCGCGCTTCGACGGACGGGTCGTCCGGGACGAGCGGGAATACGATCAGGGACCGCAGATGCCGGTCGTCACCGCCGTTGCTGACGACGCCCTCGTCGCAACTGTCGACGAGGTCACACTCAATCGTGGGACGGCGATCGAGACCGGTGACGACGAGGGGTCGGCCGAGTGGAACGCCTCCGGGACAGACGACGAGGCGACGGTGTTGCTCGGGACGAGCGAGTACGCCAGTCTCTCTCCGACTGGGTCCGACCGCGAACCAGCCAGTGTGGCGCCACCATCGGGTCCGTACCCGGTGGCGACGGTCGAGTCGGTCGGTGACGGTCGGGTCGTCGCCGTCGGCGATCCCAGCATCGCTATCAACGTGATGGTCGACCGGTCGGACAACGAGGCGTTCCTCCACGCACTCGCTGGCGACGGCACCGTCCTCTTCGACCGGTCACACGGCGGCGACTTGCCACCGCTCTCGAGTGCGGCGTTGACGATCCGTGAATCGCCGTCCCTGCAGGCGCTGGTCGGATTTGGCGCCATCTTCGGCGTGGTGGCTGCAACGAGTCGCCGCGGTCGTCGGGTCGTTACCGGTGTTCGCTCTCGGTGTCTCACGCTCGTCGCTATCCTGGCTGCTACTACCGCCAGTGACACTCGGCCGTCGTCGGCGTCCGCTGGGGACGACCGATCACGTCTCTCCCCGGCAGCACAGGCACGGTACCTGCGGTCGAACCATCCGGAGTGGGACGAGGAACTGATCGAGGGCACGATAGGAAAATTCAACATGGAACGGGACGAACACATCGGGAGAAACGACGAATGA
- a CDS encoding sugar phosphate nucleotidyltransferase: MGSLSAVVLAAGEGKRLRPLTRNRPKPMLPAATTPILQRVFDELIGAGITDITVVVGYRRERVQSYFGPTYRNVPLAYVRQAKQLGTGHALSVAVEAVDGPFVVVNGDQIVDRQIVEDVATTHRSGDATATLGLLSRRDVSGYGGVIIERADGVAGDGYVRELVERPRDDRDYRLNAGVYAFEPPIFDAIAETEPQAGEHSLIDAISRLIADETTPIQGVESDGLWVDATYPWDLLYVSRELLERSTDGPERRHRVSNLASVHEAAVVRGPVVVEDDCEIGPGAVVGPYACLGENVTVESGAVVERSVLDSDARVRPNATVLECVAGQGVEIGPNTTIPGGPGDVRVGDRVFEDESLGALLADRVRDDGDATYVPGTVVGPDASVAAGATVRGTVPGETEVRS, from the coding sequence ATGGGTTCGCTCTCTGCAGTCGTCCTCGCAGCCGGTGAAGGCAAGCGGCTTCGACCGTTGACGCGGAATCGACCGAAGCCGATGTTGCCCGCGGCGACGACGCCGATTCTTCAGCGCGTCTTCGACGAACTCATCGGCGCGGGGATCACGGATATCACGGTCGTGGTCGGCTACCGACGCGAACGCGTCCAGTCGTACTTCGGCCCGACCTACCGGAACGTCCCCCTGGCCTACGTGCGTCAGGCGAAACAGCTCGGCACCGGTCACGCCCTGTCGGTCGCCGTCGAAGCCGTCGACGGCCCGTTCGTCGTGGTCAACGGGGACCAGATCGTCGACCGTCAGATCGTCGAGGACGTGGCCACGACCCACCGATCCGGCGACGCGACGGCGACACTCGGACTCCTCTCCCGTCGCGACGTCAGCGGCTACGGCGGCGTCATCATTGAGCGCGCAGACGGCGTCGCGGGTGATGGATACGTCCGCGAACTCGTCGAGCGGCCACGGGACGACCGGGACTATCGTCTCAACGCGGGCGTCTACGCGTTCGAGCCACCGATCTTCGACGCGATCGCGGAGACGGAACCGCAGGCAGGTGAACACTCACTGATCGATGCCATCTCCCGGCTGATCGCCGACGAGACGACGCCGATCCAGGGCGTCGAGTCCGACGGACTGTGGGTCGATGCGACCTATCCGTGGGATCTCCTCTACGTCTCGCGGGAGTTACTCGAGCGCTCGACGGACGGCCCGGAGCGCCGCCATCGGGTCAGCAATCTCGCGTCGGTCCACGAGGCTGCGGTCGTCCGCGGTCCGGTCGTCGTCGAGGACGACTGCGAGATCGGTCCCGGTGCGGTCGTCGGGCCCTACGCCTGTCTCGGTGAGAACGTCACCGTCGAGTCCGGCGCCGTCGTCGAGCGAAGCGTCCTCGACTCGGACGCGCGCGTCCGTCCGAACGCGACCGTCCTCGAGTGTGTCGCCGGCCAGGGCGTCGAGATCGGTCCGAACACGACGATCCCGGGTGGTCCGGGTGACGTCCGCGTCGGCGACCGCGTCTTCGAGGACGAGTCCCTCGGTGCGCTCCTGGCCGACCGCGTCCGCGACGACGGTGACGCTACCTACGTCCCGGGCACGGTCGTCGGACCGGACGCGTCGGTCGCCGCCGGCGCGACCGTCCGTGGAACCGTTCCTGGCGAGACGGAGGTGCGTTCCTGA
- the glmS gene encoding glutamine--fructose-6-phosphate transaminase (isomerizing), translated as MCGIIGYVGDDATAADDAVLDVLMTGLSGLEYRGYDSAGVAVANSSLALYKREGDISALESALPDGSVDGVAGIGHTRWSTHGPPSDANAHPHTDPAERVAVVHNGIIENYQSLRDELEADGHAFESDTDTEVVPHLIADALESGVDRETAFRRAIDRIDGSYAIAAVFAGSEVVYAARNESPLVLGVGDDGHYLASDVPAFIEYTDRVIYLDDGEFARIGPDDLVVTDENGTVVDAAVETIEWDAADAGKSGYDHYMLKEIHEQPTAVRQCLSERVSGLERTIDVDSIADLEPPARVQFVACGTSYHAALYGTRLLRERGVTAQAFLASEYDADSVPVDEETLVVGVTQSGETADTMTALRDATSAGATTLAVTNVVGSSAARMCDHVVYVRAGPEIGVAATKTFVSQQIALALVACELTGTYDDDLVEALRALPDQLQAVLDESATRDVAEEYLESDAYFFIGRGYNAPVALEGALKMKEITYKHAEGFAAGELKHGPLALVTDRTPVFAIVTGGANPRKTVGNVKEVETRGAPVVAVTDGCVDVERYADHVLPVPESHPALTPILANVQLQLVSYWVANRLGRSIDKPRNLAKSVTVE; from the coding sequence ATGTGTGGCATCATCGGCTACGTCGGCGACGACGCGACCGCCGCAGACGACGCCGTCCTCGACGTACTCATGACGGGCCTCTCGGGACTCGAGTACCGCGGCTACGACTCTGCGGGCGTCGCCGTCGCCAACTCTTCACTTGCTCTCTACAAACGCGAAGGCGACATCTCGGCGCTCGAGTCGGCACTGCCCGACGGCAGCGTCGACGGCGTCGCCGGCATCGGGCACACCCGCTGGAGCACCCACGGTCCTCCGTCTGACGCCAACGCCCACCCACACACCGATCCCGCCGAGCGCGTCGCGGTCGTCCACAACGGGATCATCGAGAATTACCAGTCCCTGCGCGACGAACTCGAGGCCGACGGCCACGCCTTCGAGAGCGATACCGATACCGAGGTCGTTCCCCACCTGATCGCCGACGCACTCGAGTCGGGAGTCGACCGCGAGACGGCGTTCCGCCGGGCGATCGACCGGATCGATGGCAGTTACGCGATAGCCGCGGTGTTCGCCGGCAGCGAGGTCGTGTACGCGGCCCGGAACGAGTCGCCGCTGGTACTCGGCGTCGGTGACGACGGCCACTACCTCGCGAGCGACGTCCCCGCGTTCATCGAGTACACGGATCGGGTGATCTACCTCGACGACGGGGAGTTCGCTCGAATCGGCCCCGACGACCTCGTCGTCACTGACGAGAACGGGACCGTCGTCGACGCCGCCGTCGAGACGATCGAGTGGGACGCCGCAGACGCGGGCAAGTCCGGCTACGATCACTACATGCTCAAAGAGATTCACGAACAGCCGACGGCGGTTCGCCAGTGTCTGAGCGAGCGGGTCTCCGGCCTCGAGCGGACGATCGACGTCGACTCGATCGCCGATCTCGAGCCGCCGGCGCGGGTCCAGTTCGTCGCCTGCGGGACATCCTATCACGCGGCGCTGTACGGTACTCGATTGCTTCGTGAACGCGGGGTCACCGCACAGGCGTTCCTCGCCAGCGAGTACGACGCCGACTCGGTGCCGGTCGACGAGGAGACGCTGGTCGTCGGCGTCACCCAGAGCGGCGAGACTGCAGACACGATGACTGCGCTGCGTGATGCAACCAGTGCGGGCGCGACGACGCTCGCGGTGACCAACGTCGTCGGCAGTTCGGCAGCCAGGATGTGCGATCACGTCGTCTACGTCAGGGCTGGCCCCGAGATTGGCGTCGCGGCCACGAAGACGTTCGTCTCCCAGCAGATCGCCCTCGCGCTGGTGGCGTGTGAACTCACCGGAACCTACGACGACGATCTGGTCGAGGCGCTTCGAGCACTCCCCGACCAGCTACAGGCGGTACTCGACGAGTCTGCCACCCGTGACGTCGCCGAGGAGTACCTCGAGTCCGACGCCTACTTCTTCATCGGCCGGGGGTACAACGCACCGGTCGCACTCGAGGGGGCGCTCAAGATGAAAGAGATTACCTACAAACACGCGGAAGGCTTCGCCGCTGGCGAACTGAAACACGGGCCGCTGGCGCTCGTGACCGACCGAACGCCGGTGTTTGCGATCGTGACCGGGGGAGCGAACCCCCGAAAGACCGTCGGCAACGTCAAGGAAGTCGAGACCCGCGGCGCGCCGGTGGTTGCCGTCACCGACGGCTGCGTGGACGTCGAACGCTACGCCGACCACGTCCTCCCGGTTCCGGAGAGCCACCCCGCACTCACGCCGATCCTCGCGAACGTCCAGTTGCAGCTGGTCTCCTACTGGGTCGCAAACCGGCTGGGTCGATCGATCGACAAGCCGCGAAACCTCGCCAAGAGCGTCACCGTCGAGTGA
- a CDS encoding bZIP transcription factor, which translates to MSTFEFDDQQATQPPSSEGATTPDIDDDPGAAAGGEPGRSADVDQHLALQARADLLEAENRRLRTEYARLRQSRNRTRALGLLAIAILAVAGAAVFPGVRDVLFVLAAIGAIGGVLTYYLSPGAFVAADVGERIYAALAGNLADLAGSLGLDDRRLYVPGHEESACRLFVPHHPDVDLPEDAVDGPIVTDEETRGLVLEPTGHALFETFERGLTSDLATRPGPLANQLTDALVEQFELATSAEASVEPAQVTVAISESAVGDVDRFDHPIASFLATGLAIGLEQPVDLEVTRGDGRADWLVTCRWAESDRADETATAAESNVTDGDEPQRAGVSGEKATIEESDRSVSTDSPADGQQPASDVETDVDEPTTTENEKNRGDATATDG; encoded by the coding sequence ATGAGCACGTTCGAATTCGACGATCAACAGGCGACACAGCCCCCCTCGAGCGAGGGTGCGACGACCCCCGATATCGACGACGATCCAGGTGCTGCTGCCGGTGGCGAGCCGGGTCGATCGGCCGACGTCGACCAGCACCTCGCTCTTCAGGCACGCGCCGACCTGCTCGAGGCGGAGAATCGGCGGCTCCGTACTGAATACGCCCGACTCAGGCAGTCACGAAATCGCACGAGAGCACTGGGACTGCTCGCGATCGCCATCCTGGCAGTTGCCGGCGCTGCCGTCTTCCCCGGCGTTCGGGACGTACTGTTCGTCCTCGCTGCGATCGGGGCCATCGGTGGCGTGTTGACGTACTACCTCTCACCCGGTGCATTCGTCGCTGCCGACGTCGGCGAACGAATCTACGCCGCGCTCGCGGGGAACCTGGCCGATCTCGCTGGATCACTCGGACTGGACGACCGACGACTCTACGTCCCCGGCCACGAGGAGAGCGCCTGTCGACTGTTCGTACCTCACCACCCCGACGTCGACCTCCCCGAAGACGCCGTCGACGGGCCGATCGTCACCGACGAGGAGACGCGAGGCCTCGTGCTCGAGCCGACTGGACACGCGCTCTTCGAGACGTTCGAACGTGGCCTGACGAGCGACCTCGCGACGCGACCCGGACCGCTCGCGAACCAGCTTACAGACGCGCTGGTCGAGCAATTCGAGCTCGCTACCAGTGCCGAAGCGAGCGTCGAACCCGCACAGGTCACGGTCGCGATCAGCGAGAGCGCCGTCGGCGACGTCGATCGATTCGATCACCCCATCGCCTCGTTTCTCGCAACCGGGCTCGCGATCGGTCTCGAGCAACCGGTCGACCTCGAGGTGACGCGCGGTGACGGCCGCGCCGACTGGCTCGTGACCTGCCGGTGGGCAGAAAGCGACCGTGCCGACGAGACGGCGACAGCAGCCGAATCGAACGTAACGGACGGAGACGAGCCACAGCGAGCCGGCGTGAGTGGGGAAAAAGCGACGATCGAGGAGTCCGACCGATCAGTCTCGACCGACTCGCCTGCCGACGGCCAACAGCCAGCCAGCGACGTCGAGACAGACGTCGACGAACCCACGACGACAGAAAACGAGAAAAACCGGGGCGACGCAACCGCCACCGACGGGTAG
- a CDS encoding AAA family ATPase — protein MNGSNDGTDGTGGDQHGNPAAVYDALRGEIKRVLVGNDEPITALTVAMLSRGHVLIEGVPGIAKTTVATLFARASGLEQSRIQMTPDVLPADVTGTTVYREHTGEFELKRGPVFANLVVADELNRATPKTQSALLEAMGERQVTIEDETCQLPTPFMVVATQNPIEMEGVFELPEAQRDRFQFKLEMDVPDRAAERTLVDRYDSTPDLGPGTVDPVVSPEEVLAARRAVEQRHVAPAVKEYVLDLVAATRDHPNVAHGCSPRATLAFLISAKAHAAINGRAYVIPDDVKRFATPILAHRLVLSTDADLGGVTADDIVDDVVESVEPPGAEAFGRGHGGESESTAETDGGWGSRSR, from the coding sequence ATGAACGGATCGAACGACGGCACTGACGGTACTGGGGGTGACCAGCACGGCAACCCTGCTGCGGTGTACGACGCACTGCGAGGCGAGATCAAACGCGTACTCGTCGGAAACGACGAACCGATCACTGCGCTCACGGTCGCCATGCTCTCTCGGGGGCACGTCCTGATCGAGGGTGTTCCCGGCATCGCAAAGACGACGGTCGCGACGCTGTTCGCACGGGCAAGCGGTCTCGAACAAAGCCGTATCCAGATGACGCCGGACGTGTTACCGGCCGACGTCACCGGAACGACCGTCTATCGTGAGCACACCGGTGAGTTCGAACTGAAACGGGGGCCTGTCTTCGCGAATCTGGTCGTCGCGGACGAGCTCAACCGTGCGACGCCGAAGACCCAGTCGGCGCTGCTCGAGGCGATGGGCGAACGACAGGTGACGATCGAGGACGAGACCTGTCAGTTGCCGACGCCGTTTATGGTCGTTGCGACGCAGAACCCCATCGAGATGGAGGGGGTCTTCGAACTGCCGGAAGCCCAGCGTGACCGGTTCCAGTTCAAACTCGAGATGGACGTCCCGGACCGGGCGGCCGAACGAACGCTGGTCGACCGGTACGATTCGACGCCGGACCTTGGACCGGGGACGGTCGATCCGGTCGTTTCACCCGAGGAGGTGCTGGCTGCACGACGGGCGGTCGAGCAACGACACGTCGCGCCGGCGGTCAAAGAGTACGTTCTCGATCTGGTAGCGGCGACCCGCGATCATCCGAACGTCGCTCACGGGTGCTCGCCACGGGCGACGCTCGCGTTTTTGATCTCGGCGAAAGCCCACGCGGCGATCAACGGGCGAGCGTACGTCATCCCTGACGACGTCAAGCGCTTTGCGACGCCGATTCTCGCCCACCGACTCGTGTTGAGCACCGATGCGGACCTCGGTGGCGTCACGGCCGACGATATCGTCGACGACGTCGTCGAGTCGGTCGAACCGCCGGGGGCCGAGGCGTTCGGTCGCGGGCACGGCGGTGAGTCAGAGTCGACGGCCGAGACCGACGGCGGGTGGGGCTCGCGCTCGCGGTGA
- a CDS encoding DUF58 domain-containing protein: protein MTVSAVEATATQTMDFTTKTRTHGSIAVVLTGYAVLTQDVLALVGAGLVGGWLLGRQVAFTRDLQSVTETLSIDQRAVRDAVRTDDVTPVGLHARLDHPTPLSVTVTAGVPRQATIEPGETTPMVTLEPGAVAADDHEDVRWPISGRHEFDPVTVTAATDGFRETLTLDVQATITVEPRESEPVHVGRGGERIGTAYGDHDGGRLGSGDEPAEAREYVPGDTADRIDWKATARFGTAYVREYDTQINRETTLLIDNRSTLADGPTGATKFDHLREVALSMAERAIDRGDPVGLVTVDDDGIETHLEHATGGSGHRTIRRRLLDLRPSDGSRATERHLTGDAARSHLTSITGSDDDPFADTLRPFFEARAGGAEHVAVESLRDGLKATLTNQQRRRRTVIFTDDERPGDLRETIALARARGNEVVVVIAASVLYETDNLTELESAFDRYVAFEQVRRDLSRLDGVTALEVGPGDRLSTVLGAGRQGHRQRRRDERSSRARAPATGGEPR, encoded by the coding sequence GTGACAGTCAGTGCCGTCGAGGCGACGGCCACACAGACGATGGATTTCACGACGAAAACACGCACACACGGCTCGATCGCCGTCGTTCTGACCGGGTACGCCGTCCTTACACAGGACGTTCTGGCGCTCGTCGGGGCGGGCCTCGTCGGGGGCTGGCTTCTCGGGCGACAGGTCGCGTTTACGCGTGATCTACAGTCGGTTACGGAGACGCTCTCGATCGACCAGCGCGCGGTGCGAGACGCCGTCCGGACCGACGACGTGACTCCGGTCGGACTCCACGCAAGACTCGACCATCCGACGCCGCTGTCGGTCACCGTGACCGCCGGCGTCCCCCGACAGGCGACGATCGAACCCGGGGAGACGACTCCGATGGTGACGCTCGAGCCGGGTGCCGTCGCCGCCGACGATCACGAAGACGTCAGATGGCCGATCTCCGGCCGGCACGAATTCGATCCCGTCACGGTCACCGCAGCCACCGACGGCTTCCGGGAGACGCTCACTCTCGACGTGCAGGCGACGATCACCGTCGAACCCCGCGAATCCGAACCGGTTCACGTCGGACGTGGCGGCGAACGAATCGGCACGGCCTACGGTGATCACGACGGTGGCCGACTCGGATCCGGCGACGAACCCGCGGAGGCTCGTGAGTACGTCCCCGGCGACACCGCAGACAGAATCGACTGGAAGGCGACGGCACGCTTCGGAACGGCCTACGTCCGGGAGTACGATACCCAGATCAACCGCGAAACGACGCTCCTGATCGACAACCGCTCGACGCTCGCAGACGGCCCGACCGGTGCCACCAAGTTCGATCACCTCCGCGAGGTCGCCCTCTCGATGGCCGAACGCGCCATCGACCGTGGCGATCCAGTCGGCCTCGTTACCGTCGACGACGACGGCATCGAGACTCACCTCGAGCACGCCACCGGGGGAAGTGGCCACCGGACGATCAGGCGACGACTTCTCGATCTGCGCCCGAGCGACGGGAGTCGCGCCACCGAACGGCACCTCACCGGCGACGCGGCCCGATCGCACCTCACCTCGATCACCGGGAGCGACGACGATCCGTTCGCGGACACACTCCGCCCGTTCTTCGAAGCGCGAGCAGGCGGGGCCGAACACGTCGCCGTCGAGTCACTCAGAGACGGGCTCAAAGCCACGCTCACCAACCAGCAACGGCGTCGCCGAACGGTGATATTCACCGACGACGAACGCCCCGGCGACCTCCGTGAAACGATCGCGCTCGCACGCGCCCGCGGCAACGAGGTTGTCGTCGTCATCGCCGCCTCGGTTCTCTACGAGACCGACAACCTGACCGAACTCGAGTCGGCATTCGACCGCTACGTCGCGTTCGAACAGGTGCGCCGAGACCTCTCCCGCCTCGACGGCGTCACCGCCCTCGAGGTCGGACCCGGCGACCGACTCTCGACTGTCCTCGGCGCCGGACGGCAGGGACACCGACAGCGACGCCGGGACGAACGCTCGAGTCGGGCGCGTGCTCCAGCCACGGGAGGTGAGCCTCGATGA
- the glmM gene encoding phosphoglucosamine mutase, whose translation MFGTSGIRGEVGTDVTAALALGVGRALPAEGYDRVVVGRDARPSGRLLVDALAAGVRECGGDVIDVGVAATPTVARGVASLEADVGVVVTASHNPPSDNGIKLWNPSGQSFDGDQQAAISERVREDAAPLCGWKDIGERYCRDDGTLYDEHVAAICAAVGESASALSELTVVVDVGNGTGGVTADALYELGCTVQTLNGQPDGRFPARPSEPNAETLETLLQTVGATDADLGIGHDGDADRMVAVDETGTFVPKDLLLALFAREAAGDGDQVAAPLNTSLAVDDALEAVGASVTRTPVGDVHVAERASESSVVFGGEPSGAWIWPDETLCPDGPLAATKLAALVARRGPLSELVGALETYPIRRDSIAVEDKEAVMSAVESAVRERGDVFDAMDGVRIEGDDGWTLIRPSGTESLVRVTAEAREPDRADALFEDAHGLVLEVSS comes from the coding sequence ATGTTTGGTACGAGCGGTATTCGTGGTGAAGTTGGTACGGACGTGACGGCGGCGCTGGCGCTTGGCGTCGGGCGTGCCCTGCCAGCCGAGGGGTACGACCGCGTGGTCGTCGGTCGGGACGCCCGACCCAGCGGGCGGTTGCTCGTGGATGCACTCGCCGCTGGCGTCAGAGAGTGCGGTGGCGACGTGATCGACGTCGGCGTGGCGGCGACGCCGACGGTCGCTCGCGGCGTCGCCTCCCTCGAGGCGGACGTGGGCGTGGTCGTGACGGCCTCGCACAATCCGCCGTCGGACAACGGGATCAAACTCTGGAACCCATCGGGGCAGTCGTTCGACGGCGACCAGCAGGCGGCGATCAGCGAGCGGGTTCGAGAGGACGCGGCGCCGCTGTGTGGCTGGAAGGACATCGGCGAGCGGTACTGTCGTGACGATGGTACGCTGTACGACGAACACGTCGCGGCGATCTGTGCCGCCGTCGGCGAGTCGGCGTCGGCGCTTTCGGAGCTCACCGTCGTCGTCGACGTCGGTAACGGGACCGGCGGCGTCACCGCTGACGCGCTGTACGAACTCGGCTGTACGGTACAGACGTTGAACGGCCAGCCCGACGGCCGGTTCCCCGCGCGGCCCAGTGAGCCGAATGCGGAGACCCTCGAGACCTTGCTACAGACGGTCGGGGCCACCGATGCAGACCTCGGGATCGGTCACGACGGCGACGCCGACCGGATGGTCGCGGTCGACGAGACGGGAACGTTCGTCCCGAAGGACCTCCTCCTCGCGCTGTTCGCCCGGGAGGCCGCGGGTGACGGCGATCAGGTCGCCGCGCCGCTGAACACGAGCCTCGCGGTCGACGACGCACTCGAGGCGGTTGGCGCGTCGGTGACGCGGACGCCCGTCGGTGACGTCCACGTGGCCGAGCGCGCGAGCGAGTCGAGCGTGGTCTTCGGTGGCGAGCCGAGCGGGGCGTGGATCTGGCCCGACGAGACCCTGTGTCCGGACGGTCCACTCGCGGCCACGAAACTCGCCGCGCTGGTGGCCCGTCGCGGCCCGCTCTCCGAACTGGTTGGCGCGCTCGAGACGTATCCGATCCGGCGGGATTCGATCGCGGTCGAGGACAAGGAGGCGGTGATGTCGGCCGTCGAGTCGGCGGTTCGCGAGCGCGGGGACGTCTTCGACGCGATGGACGGTGTCCGAATCGAGGGCGACGACGGCTGGACGTTGATCCGACCGAGTGGGACCGAGTCGCTCGTCCGGGTGACCGCCGAAGCGCGCGAACCAGACCGCGCCGACGCGCTCTTCGAGGACGCCCACGGGCTCGTACTCGAGGTGAGTTCCTGA
- the glmU gene encoding bifunctional sugar-1-phosphate nucleotidylyltransferase/acetyltransferase — MKAVLLAAGEGTRIRPLSADVPKPMLPVADRPLVAHTADAAIDAGATELVLVVGYEADAVRDYFGDSYRDTPVSYAVQERQRGTADAVAAASDHLTDEPFAVLNGDNLYDPDSIARLFDAAPAVAAVEVDDPRNYGVLETADGAVTGIVEKPEEPPSTLANAGAYVFPGDARDWLEVPESDRGEYEITDVIARVIDTYTVTPVTLERWLDVGRPWELLSANEWKLADLERRLDGDVSDDADLRGAVVVEDGATVEPGVVIEGPAIVRSGASVGPNAYVRGATLIDRDASVGNAVEIKNSVLMTGATVSHLSYVGDSLLGRNVNFGAGTTVANLRHDDEPVSLDVKGDRVSTDRRKFGVVVGPDVKTGINSSLYPGVKLSAGATTLPGEVVDRDR, encoded by the coding sequence ATGAAAGCAGTCCTGCTCGCCGCCGGAGAAGGCACACGGATCAGGCCGCTCTCTGCGGACGTCCCGAAACCGATGCTCCCCGTCGCCGACCGTCCACTCGTCGCCCACACCGCCGACGCCGCCATCGACGCCGGCGCCACCGAACTCGTCCTCGTCGTCGGCTACGAGGCTGACGCCGTTCGCGACTACTTCGGCGACAGCTACCGCGACACGCCCGTCAGCTACGCCGTTCAGGAACGTCAGCGCGGCACCGCCGACGCCGTCGCCGCCGCCAGCGACCACCTCACCGACGAGCCGTTCGCCGTCCTCAACGGCGACAACCTCTACGACCCCGACTCGATCGCCCGCCTCTTCGACGCCGCCCCCGCCGTCGCCGCCGTCGAGGTCGACGACCCCCGTAACTACGGCGTCCTCGAGACCGCCGACGGCGCCGTCACCGGCATCGTCGAAAAACCCGAGGAACCACCCTCCACGCTCGCCAACGCCGGCGCCTACGTCTTCCCCGGCGACGCCCGCGACTGGCTCGAGGTCCCCGAGAGCGACCGCGGCGAGTACGAGATCACCGACGTCATCGCCCGCGTCATCGATACCTACACCGTCACACCCGTCACCCTCGAGCGCTGGCTCGACGTCGGCCGCCCCTGGGAACTGCTCTCCGCCAACGAGTGGAAGCTCGCCGATCTCGAACGACGACTCGACGGCGACGTCAGCGACGACGCCGACCTCCGGGGCGCGGTCGTCGTCGAGGACGGTGCCACCGTCGAACCCGGCGTCGTAATCGAAGGCCCCGCGATAGTCCGCTCCGGCGCGAGCGTCGGCCCCAACGCCTACGTCCGCGGCGCAACCCTCATCGACCGCGACGCCAGCGTCGGCAACGCCGTCGAAATCAAAAACAGCGTTCTCATGACCGGTGCCACCGTCAGCCACCTCTCCTACGTCGGCGACAGCCTCCTCGGGCGCAACGTCAACTTCGGCGCCGGCACCACCGTCGCCAACCTCCGCCACGACGACGAGCCCGTCTCGCTCGACGTCAAAGGCGACCGCGTCTCCACCGACCGCCGCAAATTCGGCGTCGTCGTCGGCCCCGACGTCAAAACCGGCATCAACTCGAGTCTCTACCCCGGCGTCAAACTCTCCGCGGGTGCGACCACCCTCCCGGGCGAAGTCGTCGACCGCGATCGGTGA